AAGAAAGGATTTACAAAAAATCCAAACTTCAAAAATAATAAAAAGAAAATTTGCAGTCATGTTCGCTTAACGACCAAGCCTAGCCGACGTTTCGCGAGTGCACAAGCACTTGGCACGAGACTTGCCATGCAAGACGAGTGACAAAGCGAAATGTGCCGTCAGGCCGGAGCGAGAGTGCGAAGCAGCTCGAAGCGCAGCGGCTGAGGCGAAAGTTATGCGCCGTAAGTCTTTTTATACAGTGTTTAAATTTTCTAAATTTAATCCGGATGTTATGCTATTTACGATATAAGATCTAATATGCCCATTAAAGTGAATTCCGAGAATTTTAGATAAAACTGCTTCCTTAATCAATTTTGGATCAGGGTTATCAATTAGTATCTGGAACTTTGAAAACTCGCTTTTTTTTGAGAGCATTATAAAAAAATTAAATCTAGAACCGGATTGCTGGTAAAATAACGTTTGAGGGTACCAATGAATATCATCTCTAAGATAGGTCATGAGTAATACGAGTAATTCACCTTGTATCAAGTCCGAAAACGAAACAATCTCTGAATTCGCGTTGCGTTTAAATATTTCACCAGAAGGACTATTATAATTTGTATTATCTTTTTTAACTAAGTATTGATTAATCGTTTCAGAATATGAATAAAAGTAACCAAAATTGTCAAACAATCTAGATCTACTTTCAGTCTCAGGAATTAAATACGGGTTATTAAAAATCGCTTTTAACAAGAAATAAGATCGCTTTCGGGTTAATAAAGCAACAATATATAAAAATAATTCATTCGCAAACATTGAATGTGCATCAAACCAATTCTCACTCCATCTATTAACTTCTTTCGGCTTGGACTTTAGTTCAAGAATTTTGTCTAAAAATGAAAGCAACATTTCAACTAACTCTTCTTGATCGGTAACTTGTAATTCTAAATTAAGCCATTCGATAATTGAATTTCTTACTGTACATAGTTTACTAAAATCTTCTAGTATTTTCTCAGCAAATGAAGACGCATTAGGTTCTCTTCTTATTCTTAGTAAATCTATATAATTAATACCTTCCTCCAAGAAGTCATCCCTCAATGAACCCTTATTTCTTTTATCATTCAGTAAAGCTTGTTTAAACATATTGAATTTATGTTTTAATGGAGAGGAAGGAGTTATTGAATCTTGGGTTATATAAAGCGGAGGTTTTCCGAGTTGGGGTTTTTCATGTAATGGTTTTCCGTATAAAAGTCTAATCAATTTTTCCCAATTTTCACTAATCAACTCTGGAGATGAAAAATCGATCCAAATTAGATTTTTAAAGAAGATTGGGAGGTATTCATTACCCTCTTCATCTTTTTCGCATACGATCGGAATAAATTTCGACTGCTCTACTTTAGTATATATTTCATTTGAAATAATTTGTGATTCCGTTCCGACGCCCGATTCTCTGGAATCAGCCTTAGCTTTATATTTTTTATCACAAAAGGCTAATACGTGTGTTACATTTGGATCAGTAACCATTTTCTCCATGTAGGCATACTTATCATTTCCTTCCCTGAGATCAAAGAGGTCAAAAAGAATATCGACGCCATCTGCGAGCAATTGTTCTGCCCAATCTTTTATCGTATTTTGATGTTGTTGAGATGTCCAACTATAGGAAATAAATACTTTTGGTTGCATAGTTTTAGCGAACTCGATCTAATCTTTAGTAAATAACTTTTGCTCTGAATATTCAGACTTATGGCGCATAACGACCAAGCCTAGCCGACGTTCGCGACAGCACGAACTTGCGGAAGCAAGTGCAGTGATGGAAGCGAATGTGCCGCAAGGCCGGAGCGAGAGTTGCGAAGCAAGCTCGAAGCGTAGCGGCTGAGGCGATAGTTATGCGAAGTAAAACCCGCTACCGCAAATATTTCTTTCTCATATCTTTTCTAAGAAAGAGATTATTTTAGTCCATTCCAAAGAAGATAAATTTTCATTAACATTAAAATGATCAGAATTAGTTAGTTCCATATAAGTTGAACCAACAATCTTTTTATTCAATTGGCTAGCCATATGCGCTGGAGTTAATGTGTCTAATTTTGCTCCAATTATTAATGTTGGTAATTGAACTTCTGCTGCTTTCGAAAAATTATCAAACTTGTCCAAAATAAGAAATTCGGGAATAAAACGAGAATATTTGTATTTTGCCACTTCCGCTAACGAAGTGTAAGGAGTTACTAGGATTAAATGGGAAGATATATCTCTTAAAGACAATTCCAAAGCAATCCCACTGCCCAACGATCTGCCCCATAAGATTGTTTTCTTCTTAGAAAAATTATACTTCTCCTGAACATACTTAATAATTTTTTCTGAATCATCATATAGCTTAAGTTCACTCGGTGAATATTCTTTAGATAATCCAAAACCGGCATATTCTACTAAAAGAGCGGAATAACCATGTTCATAAAAATGTTTAAAGAACCTTGCTTCCCCATACATGGTTCCCCCTTGCCCATGAAGCAAAATAATTATACCCTTCGATAGGTCTTTTCCTAAAAGCAGATGAGCATTTATTTTTCTATCAGAATTGTTTATCGTAATTAATTCGCCTGGAATTTGCCTTGGA
The Leptospira hartskeerlii genome window above contains:
- a CDS encoding SEFIR domain-containing protein gives rise to the protein MQPKVFISYSWTSQQHQNTIKDWAEQLLADGVDILFDLFDLREGNDKYAYMEKMVTDPNVTHVLAFCDKKYKAKADSRESGVGTESQIISNEIYTKVEQSKFIPIVCEKDEEGNEYLPIFFKNLIWIDFSSPELISENWEKLIRLLYGKPLHEKPQLGKPPLYITQDSITPSSPLKHKFNMFKQALLNDKRNKGSLRDDFLEEGINYIDLLRIRREPNASSFAEKILEDFSKLCTVRNSIIEWLNLELQVTDQEELVEMLLSFLDKILELKSKPKEVNRWSENWFDAHSMFANELFLYIVALLTRKRSYFLLKAIFNNPYLIPETESRSRLFDNFGYFYSYSETINQYLVKKDNTNYNSPSGEIFKRNANSEIVSFSDLIQGELLVLLMTYLRDDIHWYPQTLFYQQSGSRFNFFIMLSKKSEFSKFQILIDNPDPKLIKEAVLSKILGIHFNGHIRSYIVNSITSGLNLENLNTV
- a CDS encoding alpha/beta hydrolase, which produces MKRKTVFFVATAIITLMFLYPFLFRNLVYFGKPEKLDPRQIPGELITINNSDRKINAHLLLGKDLSKGIIILLHGQGGTMYGEARFFKHFYEHGYSALLVEYAGFGLSKEYSPSELKLYDDSEKIIKYVQEKYNFSKKKTILWGRSLGSGIALELSLRDISSHLILVTPYTSLAEVAKYKYSRFIPEFLILDKFDNFSKAAEVQLPTLIIGAKLDTLTPAHMASQLNKKIVGSTYMELTNSDHFNVNENLSSLEWTKIISFLEKI